A genome region from Meriones unguiculatus strain TT.TT164.6M chromosome 2, Bangor_MerUng_6.1, whole genome shotgun sequence includes the following:
- the P2ry14 gene encoding P2Y purinoceptor 14 isoform X1 yields the protein MIFASRSYEMDNSTTTDPPNQPCARNTLIMQQIIPVLYCGVFIMGILLNGISGWVFFYVPSSKSFIIYLKNIVVADFLMSLTFPFKVLGDSGLGPWQVNVFVCRVSAVIFYVNMYVSIVFFGLISFDRYYKIVKPLLTAVIHSVNYSKLLCVCVWMLMLLLAVPNIILTNQSVEEVTKIQCMKLKNELGRKWHKASNYVFVSIFWIVFLLLIIFYTAITRKIFKSHLKSRKNSISVKRKSSRNIFSIVLVFFVCFVPYHIARIPYTKSQTEAHYSCQSKETLLYVKEFTLLLSAANVCLDPVIYFFLCQPFREVLNKKLHISVKVQNEEEQTKRGNTIHESTDTL from the exons ATG ATCTTTGCCTCCAGAAGCTACGAGATGGACAACTCAACGACCACAGATCCTCCAAACCAGCCCTGCGCCCGGAACACCCTGATCATGCAGCAGATCATTCCCGTGCTGTACTGTGGGGTCTTCATCATGGGTATCCTCCTCAACGGAATATCAGGATGGGTCTTCTTCTATGTGCCCAGCTCGAAGAGTTTTATCATCTATCTCAAGAACATCGTTGTGGCTGACTTTCTGATGAGCCTGACCTTCCCTTTCAAGGTCCTCGGTGACTCAGGCCTCGGTCCCTGGCAGGTGAATGTGTTTGTATGTCGGGTCTCTGCGGTGATCTTCTATGTTAACATGTACGTGAGCATTGTGTTCTTTGGGCTCATCAGCTTTGACAGGTACTATAAAATTGTGAAGCCCCTCTTGACTGCTGTCATCCATTCAGTGAATTACAGCAAActgctgtgcgtgtgtgtgtggatgcTGATGCTGCTCCTTGCTGTCCCAAACATCATTCTGACAAACCAGAGTGTCGAGGAGGTTACGAAAATTCAATGTATGAAACTCAAAAATGAGCTGGGACGGAAGTGGCACAAAGCATCTAACTATGTCTTCGTGAGCATTTTCTGGATTGTGTTTCTTCTGCTAATCATCTTCTACACCGCCATAACGAGGAAGATCTTCAAGTCTCACCTCAAGTCCAGAAAGAATTCCATCTCCGTCAAAAGGAAGTCTAGCCGCAATATATTCAGCATTGTGCTGGTATTTTTTGTCTGCTTTGTACCTTACCACATTGCCAGAATCCCCTACACAAAGAGTCAGACAGAAGCCCATTACAGCTGCCAGTCAAAGGAAACCCTGCTCTACGTGAAAGAATTCACGCTGCTACTCTCTGCTGCAAATGTATGCCTGGACCCCGTTATCTATTTCTTCTTATGCCAGCCATTTAGGGAAGTCTTAAATAAGAAGTTACACATCTCAGTAAAAGTACAGAATGAAGAAGAACAAACCAAAAGGGGAAATACGATTCATGAAAGCACAGATACTTTGTAA
- the P2ry14 gene encoding P2Y purinoceptor 14 isoform X2, translating to MDNSTTTDPPNQPCARNTLIMQQIIPVLYCGVFIMGILLNGISGWVFFYVPSSKSFIIYLKNIVVADFLMSLTFPFKVLGDSGLGPWQVNVFVCRVSAVIFYVNMYVSIVFFGLISFDRYYKIVKPLLTAVIHSVNYSKLLCVCVWMLMLLLAVPNIILTNQSVEEVTKIQCMKLKNELGRKWHKASNYVFVSIFWIVFLLLIIFYTAITRKIFKSHLKSRKNSISVKRKSSRNIFSIVLVFFVCFVPYHIARIPYTKSQTEAHYSCQSKETLLYVKEFTLLLSAANVCLDPVIYFFLCQPFREVLNKKLHISVKVQNEEEQTKRGNTIHESTDTL from the coding sequence ATGGACAACTCAACGACCACAGATCCTCCAAACCAGCCCTGCGCCCGGAACACCCTGATCATGCAGCAGATCATTCCCGTGCTGTACTGTGGGGTCTTCATCATGGGTATCCTCCTCAACGGAATATCAGGATGGGTCTTCTTCTATGTGCCCAGCTCGAAGAGTTTTATCATCTATCTCAAGAACATCGTTGTGGCTGACTTTCTGATGAGCCTGACCTTCCCTTTCAAGGTCCTCGGTGACTCAGGCCTCGGTCCCTGGCAGGTGAATGTGTTTGTATGTCGGGTCTCTGCGGTGATCTTCTATGTTAACATGTACGTGAGCATTGTGTTCTTTGGGCTCATCAGCTTTGACAGGTACTATAAAATTGTGAAGCCCCTCTTGACTGCTGTCATCCATTCAGTGAATTACAGCAAActgctgtgcgtgtgtgtgtggatgcTGATGCTGCTCCTTGCTGTCCCAAACATCATTCTGACAAACCAGAGTGTCGAGGAGGTTACGAAAATTCAATGTATGAAACTCAAAAATGAGCTGGGACGGAAGTGGCACAAAGCATCTAACTATGTCTTCGTGAGCATTTTCTGGATTGTGTTTCTTCTGCTAATCATCTTCTACACCGCCATAACGAGGAAGATCTTCAAGTCTCACCTCAAGTCCAGAAAGAATTCCATCTCCGTCAAAAGGAAGTCTAGCCGCAATATATTCAGCATTGTGCTGGTATTTTTTGTCTGCTTTGTACCTTACCACATTGCCAGAATCCCCTACACAAAGAGTCAGACAGAAGCCCATTACAGCTGCCAGTCAAAGGAAACCCTGCTCTACGTGAAAGAATTCACGCTGCTACTCTCTGCTGCAAATGTATGCCTGGACCCCGTTATCTATTTCTTCTTATGCCAGCCATTTAGGGAAGTCTTAAATAAGAAGTTACACATCTCAGTAAAAGTACAGAATGAAGAAGAACAAACCAAAAGGGGAAATACGATTCATGAAAGCACAGATACTTTGTAA